The Lycium ferocissimum isolate CSIRO_LF1 chromosome 10, AGI_CSIRO_Lferr_CH_V1, whole genome shotgun sequence genome window below encodes:
- the LOC132032599 gene encoding uncharacterized protein LOC132032599: MAIIIPAVQLLVFKTQLNFHGPLIFCLHKVKKRSSIAAVDLEPLVEPIKVLKNRSYNTSDRTGDENAPKWKKLSSEELGIRTSMIAKPTRLVLNGLKKKGFEVYLVGGCVRDLILDRTPKDFDILTSAELREVLNTFQRCEIVGRRFPICHVHIDDTIVEVSSFTTTMRKFKRNSYNVVRRPPACSDADFIRWKNCLGRDFTINGLMFDPFAKTVYDYLGGLEDIRRAKVRCVIPASASFVEDCARILRGLRIAGRLRFRFARETAHSIKELASSISRLDKGRILLEMNYMLAYGSAEASLRLLWKFGLLEILLPIQASYFISQGFRRRDRRSNMLLTLFSTLDNLLAPNRPCHSSLWIAILAFHKALVDKPRDPLVVAAFSIAVHCGGSLSDVLGIVRKISQPHDTRFSELLDLRNIESDEALLDEMMDLAAYVEAALQKMTDEHFVSRALIEYPQAPKSDMVFISWTLSQKVSTIFECVRRGKEKGFRPKRGSKIDYESLALGKLREVRHIFAVVVFDTVFPPNLKD, translated from the exons ATGGCAATAATAATACCAGCagttcaacttcttgtttttaaaACCCAACTCAATTTTCATGGTCCTCTTATCTTCTGCCTTCACAAG GTCAAAAAGAGAAGCTCTATTGCTGCAGTGGATCTTGAACCGCTTGTTGAACCGATAAAAGTATTAAAGAATCGATCCTATAATACTTCAGATAGAACAG GTGATGAAAATGCCCCTAAATGGAAGAAACTGAGTTCAGAAGAGCTCGGAATTCGTACTTCGATGATTGCGAAACCTACAAGATTGGTTCTGAATGGGCTAAAGAAAAAGG GGTTTGAGGTCTATCTTGTAGGGGGTTGTGTTAGAGATCTTATACTGGACAGAACTCCAAAAGATTTCGATATATTAACATCAGCTGAACTTAGAGAG GTACTAAACACATTTCAGCGGTGTGAAATTGTTGGAAGGAGGTTTCCTATATGCCATGTGCATATCGATGATACCATCGTGGAG GTTTCTAGCTTTACCACCACCATGAGGAAGTTTAAGAGGAATTCCTATAATGTTGTTCGAAGACCTCCTGCATGCAGTGACGCTGATTTCATTCGCTGGAAAAATTGCTTGGGGAGAGATTTTACTATCAATGG ATTGATGTTTGATCCATTTGCAAAGACGGTCTATGACTACTTGGGTGGACTGGAAGATATTAGAAGGGCTAAA GTGAGATGTGTGATTCCTGCAAGTGCTTCTTTCGTTGAGGACTGCG CTCGCATTTTGCGTGGATTAAGGATAGCAGGCCGTTTAAGATTCCGTTTTGCTCGGGAAACAGCCCATTCTATAAAAGAATTAGCATCTTCCATATCTAGACTTGATAAG GGAAGGATCTTGTTGGAAATGAATTACATGCTGGCATATGGTTCTGCAGAAGCTTCATTGAGATTATTGTGGAAATTTGGACTTCTAGAAATTCTTCTACCAATCCAA GCTTCCTACTTTATTTCCCAAGGTTTTCGAAGGCGTGATAGGAGATCAAATATGCTTCTG ACTTTGTTTTCAACACTGGACAACCTTCTGGCACCCAACCGGCCTTGCCACTCTAGTTTATG GATTGCCATCTTAGCGTTCCATAAAGCACTGGTGGACAAACCTAGGGATCCTTTGGTTGTTGCTGCCTTTAGCATTGCTGTCCACTGTGGTGGATCTTTGTCAGATGTGTTAGGAATTGTGAGAAAGATCTCACAACCACATGATACACGGTTTTCTGAGCTCTTAGACCTCCGAAATATCGAGTCAGATGAAGCATTGTTGGATGAGATGATGGATCTTGCAGCTTACGTGGAAGCTGCATTGCAAAAGATGACCGATGAGCATTTTGTTTCCCGAGCTTTGATAGAGTATCCTCAAGCGCCAAAGTCGGATATG GTGTTTATCTCATGGACACTGTCGCAAAAGGTTTCTACAATATTTGAGTGTGTTAGAAGGGGAAAGGAGAAGGGATTTCGACCAAAACGAGGCAGTAAAATCGACTATGAGTCCCTAGCATTAGGAAAATTGCGTGAAGTTAGACATATTTTTGCAGTGGTTGTTTTCGATACCGTGTTTCCTCCTAATCTCAAAGACTAA